From Campylobacter upsaliensis, the proteins below share one genomic window:
- the mog gene encoding molybdopterin adenylyltransferase, translating to MDIINIGILTLSDRASSGIYEDKATCEVERVLSSYIKNQIIFHKELIADDYDEIVKKLIFLSDEKKCDFIVTSGGTGPALRDVTPEATEAVCDKMMPGFGELMRQESLKFVPTAILSRQTAGIRGKSFILNLPGNPKAIKECLEPVFPAIPYCIDLIGGAYIENNEDNIKIFRPKKK from the coding sequence ATGGATATTATTAACATAGGAATTTTAACCCTAAGCGATAGGGCAAGCAGTGGAATTTACGAGGATAAAGCCACTTGCGAGGTGGAGAGAGTCTTAAGCTCTTATATTAAAAATCAAATTATTTTTCATAAAGAGCTTATTGCTGATGATTATGATGAGATAGTTAAAAAACTGATTTTTTTAAGCGACGAGAAAAAATGCGATTTTATCGTTACAAGTGGTGGCACAGGACCGGCACTTAGAGATGTAACCCCTGAAGCCACAGAGGCGGTTTGCGATAAGATGATGCCGGGTTTTGGAGAATTAATGCGACAAGAAAGCCTTAAATTTGTCCCCACAGCCATACTTTCAAGACAAACTGCTGGTATTCGTGGCAAAAGCTTTATTTTAAATCTCCCGGGTAATCCAAAAGCCATAAAAGAGTGCTTAGAGCCTGTTTTCCCTGCTATACCTTACTGCATAGATTTAATAGGTGGTGCGTATATAGAAAATAATGAGGATAATATTAAAATCTTTCGTCCTAAGAAAAAGTAA
- a CDS encoding methyl-accepting chemotaxis protein, which produces MLNNFKLGTKIITIVLCCVFLVIFFLTLIVSYQSYQVLSKEARSLIDNAGARNVNKTEGFINRVSATTQFAVNRLNTALERGELSDRELLDVLEALSGSSDFIEYAYIILPHSKSYIAANGAGEVMDNGLKNVLSQNIDTNNDKMFVSKPFNVQIKNKNIFTINFSFNIFNSQKQKVGTLGILYNVSALSQDLLDPRRSIFSEDRRFLMTQDGVVFLHPNKDFLGKNLREVNTDESAQNIINASMENKRGIYEYDYMGSAYMAGVQPFKIANSDAYFTMVTVAPTRSIYEPFYDLLFSIVLTSLISLLVLSVAILYYVKNYITTRIENVSKHLFAFFKYINLETTELPGNLRPRANDEIGQMAAAINENIKATKEGLDRDSQAVKESVETVSIVESGNLTARITANPRNPQLIELKSVLNNLLDVLQTKVGKDMNKIHDIFEEYKNLDFRHKIENASGSVEVTTNALGEEIIKMLKQSSDFANSLANESSKLQNAVQNLTTSSNSQAASLEETAAALEEITSSMQNVSQKTSDVIAQSEDIKNVTSIIGDIADQINLLALNAAIEAARAGEHGRGFAVVADEVRKLAERTQKSLSEIEANTNLLVQSINDMAESIKEQTAGITQINESVAQIDQTTKDNVEIANESAIISNTVSDIANNILEDVKKKKF; this is translated from the coding sequence ATGTTAAATAATTTTAAACTGGGGACTAAAATTATCACCATTGTTCTTTGTTGTGTATTTTTAGTTATTTTCTTTTTAACTCTCATTGTTTCTTATCAAAGTTATCAGGTTTTAAGTAAAGAGGCGCGTTCCTTAATTGATAACGCAGGTGCAAGAAATGTTAATAAGACGGAAGGCTTTATCAATCGAGTAAGTGCAACAACTCAATTTGCGGTTAATAGACTTAATACAGCATTAGAGCGAGGAGAGTTAAGTGATAGGGAATTGTTAGATGTTTTAGAGGCTTTATCGGGTTCATCTGATTTTATAGAATATGCTTATATCATTTTGCCTCATTCTAAGTCTTATATAGCAGCAAATGGAGCGGGTGAAGTGATGGATAATGGTCTTAAAAATGTGCTTAGTCAAAATATTGATACTAATAATGATAAAATGTTTGTGTCTAAACCTTTTAATGTCCAAATTAAAAATAAAAATATTTTCACAATCAATTTTAGCTTTAACATCTTTAATTCTCAAAAACAAAAGGTAGGAACCTTAGGCATTTTGTATAATGTGAGTGCTTTAAGTCAGGATTTGCTAGACCCAAGACGCAGTATTTTTAGCGAGGATAGAAGATTTTTAATGACTCAAGATGGCGTGGTTTTCTTGCATCCTAACAAAGACTTCTTAGGTAAGAATTTGCGTGAGGTAAATACTGATGAAAGTGCGCAAAACATTATAAATGCTTCTATGGAAAATAAACGAGGAATTTATGAGTATGATTATATGGGTAGTGCGTATATGGCTGGGGTCCAACCTTTTAAAATTGCTAATTCTGATGCCTATTTCACTATGGTTACTGTCGCTCCAACTCGCAGTATTTACGAGCCTTTCTATGACTTATTGTTTAGCATAGTTTTGACTTCTTTGATTAGTTTGCTGGTGCTTAGTGTCGCCATTTTGTATTATGTTAAAAATTATATTACTACAAGAATTGAAAATGTATCCAAGCATTTGTTTGCGTTTTTTAAATATATCAATCTAGAAACGACAGAATTACCTGGCAATTTACGCCCTCGTGCGAATGATGAAATCGGTCAAATGGCAGCTGCTATTAACGAAAACATCAAAGCCACTAAAGAAGGCTTAGACCGAGATAGTCAAGCCGTGAAAGAAAGTGTAGAGACCGTTTCCATTGTAGAAAGTGGCAATCTCACAGCAAGAATCACAGCTAATCCTAGAAACCCTCAACTTATAGAACTTAAAAGTGTTCTTAATAATCTCCTTGATGTCTTACAAACTAAAGTGGGTAAAGATATGAATAAAATCCACGATATTTTTGAAGAGTATAAAAACTTAGACTTTAGACACAAAATAGAAAATGCAAGCGGTAGTGTAGAAGTAACCACTAATGCCTTAGGCGAAGAAATCATCAAAATGCTTAAACAAAGCTCTGATTTTGCAAATTCTTTAGCCAATGAAAGCTCCAAACTTCAAAACGCTGTGCAAAACCTTACTACAAGTTCAAATTCTCAAGCTGCTTCTTTAGAAGAAACTGCTGCTGCTTTAGAAGAGATAACCTCCTCTATGCAAAATGTTTCTCAAAAAACAAGTGATGTTATCGCTCAAAGTGAAGATATTAAAAATGTAACAAGCATTATAGGTGATATAGCTGATCAAATCAATCTTCTAGCTCTTAATGCTGCCATAGAAGCTGCAAGAGCAGGAGAACACGGAAGAGGCTTTGCCGTCGTGGCTGATGAAGTAAGAAAACTTGCAGAAAGAACCCAAAAGTCTTTAAGTGAGATAGAAGCAAATACTAACTTACTTGTCCAATCTATCAATGATATGGCAGAAAGCATTAAAGAACAAACTGCTGGTATCACACAGATTAATGA
- the corA gene encoding magnesium/cobalt transporter CorA translates to MLYIYTKTPDALVKRLEFDFKSGALPQNILWIDLLHPKPDEISFISSHFNLQFPSEEERGEIELSAKYWEDSTSITINAHFLMKGLKLDDEKNLNLHTEIITFATAKNILFTVRYSDFSTFNEIQTRILASPKNFEDGFDIIDKMFEVRVEKDADLLEWIDKEARRLRSSILEKKNEGGYDELLKDISNLQDLNMRVRDSLFDKRRAMTSLLKSDKIDKDIKQNLTIVLKDLNSLVEFSVSQFNILDNIQTILTGQINIEQNRTIKLFTVATVAMMPPTLIGTIYGMNFKFMPELEMHYAYPIVLGVMIISIIVPVYVFKKKGWL, encoded by the coding sequence ATGCTCTATATTTACACAAAAACCCCAGACGCCTTAGTGAAGAGGCTAGAATTTGACTTTAAAAGCGGAGCTTTGCCACAAAATATCCTTTGGATAGATTTATTACACCCAAAGCCTGATGAGATTAGTTTTATTTCTTCGCATTTTAACTTGCAATTTCCAAGCGAGGAAGAAAGAGGTGAGATAGAGCTAAGTGCTAAATACTGGGAGGATAGCACTAGCATTACAATCAATGCACATTTTTTAATGAAAGGCTTAAAGCTTGATGATGAGAAAAATCTCAACCTTCACACCGAAATCATCACCTTTGCTACGGCTAAAAATATTCTTTTTACCGTGCGTTATAGCGATTTTAGCACCTTTAATGAAATTCAAACCCGCATTTTAGCCAGTCCTAAAAATTTCGAAGATGGTTTTGATATTATTGACAAAATGTTTGAAGTGCGTGTGGAAAAGGATGCGGACTTGCTAGAGTGGATTGATAAAGAGGCGAGGCGTTTAAGAAGTAGTATTTTAGAAAAGAAAAATGAGGGTGGGTATGATGAGTTATTAAAGGATATTTCAAATTTGCAAGATTTAAATATGCGTGTTCGCGACTCACTTTTTGATAAACGCCGTGCTATGACCTCTCTTTTAAAAAGCGATAAAATCGATAAGGATATTAAGCAAAATTTAACCATAGTTTTAAAAGACTTAAATTCGCTTGTGGAATTTAGCGTTTCGCAGTTTAATATTTTAGATAATATTCAAACTATACTCACAGGACAAATTAATATCGAGCAAAATAGGACCATTAAACTTTTCACGGTTGCTACTGTGGCGATGATGCCACCGACTTTAATAGGAACGATTTATGGAATGAATTTTAAATTTATGCCTGAACTTGAAATGCACTATGCTTATCCTATTGTGCTTGGTGTGATGATAATCTCTATCATCGTCCCTGTGTATGTTTTTAAGAAAAAAGGTTGGTTGTAA
- the purU gene encoding formyltetrahydrofolate deformylase, which translates to MHYVLKICTKDAKGLIYRIADVIFKYHINIIKNDEFVGEEMFFFRALLEGEFEPKAFVGTLEAMLGEGALIELHEKRKKDIVIFATKESHCLGDLLIRHYSNELEANIKAVISNHNELKNLVDKFNIPYHLISAENTSREEQEGRVLECLENYQFDYLVLAKYMRILSPNFVRHFEGKIINIHHSFLPAFIGANPYKQAFERGVKIIGATAHFVNNNLDEGPIITQDVININHEFSWKQMQEAGRNVEKNVLSHALDLVFEDRIFIHKNKTIIF; encoded by the coding sequence ATGCACTATGTCTTAAAAATTTGCACAAAAGATGCTAAGGGGCTTATTTATAGAATTGCTGATGTGATTTTTAAATATCATATTAATATTATTAAAAACGATGAATTTGTCGGTGAAGAGATGTTTTTTTTCCGCGCACTTTTAGAGGGAGAATTTGAGCCAAAAGCCTTTGTGGGAACACTTGAAGCTATGCTTGGAGAGGGAGCATTAATAGAACTTCACGAAAAAAGAAAAAAAGATATTGTCATTTTTGCTACTAAAGAAAGCCATTGTTTGGGGGATTTACTAATCCGTCATTATAGCAATGAGCTTGAAGCAAACATTAAAGCCGTGATTTCTAATCATAATGAATTAAAAAACTTGGTTGATAAATTTAATATCCCTTATCATCTCATCAGTGCTGAAAATACAAGCCGCGAGGAGCAAGAGGGTAGAGTGCTTGAGTGCCTTGAAAATTATCAATTTGATTATTTAGTTTTAGCTAAATATATGAGAATTTTAAGTCCAAATTTTGTGCGACATTTTGAGGGTAAAATTATTAATATTCATCACTCATTTTTACCTGCTTTCATCGGTGCAAACCCTTACAAACAAGCTTTTGAAAGAGGGGTTAAGATTATAGGAGCGACTGCACATTTTGTTAATAATAATTTAGATGAGGGTCCTATCATCACTCAAGATGTGATTAATATCAATCACGAATTTAGTTGGAAGCAAATGCAAGAAGCAGGGAGAAATGTGGAAAAAAATGTTCTTTCTCACGCCTTAGATTTAGTTTTTGAGGATAGAATATTTATCCATAAAAATAAAACTATTATTTTTTAA